In Oceanobacillus sp. FSL K6-2867, one DNA window encodes the following:
- the groES gene encoding co-chaperone GroES has protein sequence MIKPLGDRVVIELVEQEETTASGIVLPDSAKEKPQEGRVVAVGSGRVTENGEKVALEVAEGDRIIFSKFAGTEVKYEGTEYLILRENDILAVVS, from the coding sequence ATGATTAAACCACTAGGAGATCGTGTTGTTATCGAACTTGTTGAACAAGAAGAAACAACTGCAAGCGGTATCGTACTACCGGACTCTGCAAAGGAAAAACCACAGGAAGGTCGCGTAGTAGCAGTAGGATCTGGCCGTGTAACTGAAAATGGAGAAAAAGTGGCACTTGAAGTTGCTGAAGGAGACCGCATTATTTTCTCTAAATTTGCTGGTACTGAAGTGAAGTACGAAGGTACAGAATACTTAATTCTTCGTGAAAATGACATTTTAGCTGTAGTAAGCTAA
- the ggt gene encoding gamma-glutamyltransferase codes for MLNNNRFYIIIISLIAVLFIIILVRDSGIFDEPQSTDQNADFTLNDTTSEDEGSYGVSTDSSIATEVGMKILEQGGNAVDAAIAVSFVLGVAEPHGSGIGGGGTMLIHPGKGETPVVYDYRETAPDDTLPSSDIGVPGFIKGMYKVHGDFGTMNMDDLIDPSINFAANGVTVSETMHDALKNEADHLPGLDHFFPEGEPIEEGELLVQAQLAETLEEIKAGGPDAFYKGNIASEISDEEEKIDEKDLESYEVEIKEPLQGEFGDYEVLAPPPPSGGIMLIQALEMAESLQIEDTKDKPLAFSLLMGIINRISYSDRLENVGDPNYTDVPINEMISQDHINDLVSEVDGLEMSEEYRRNLESDADREDHGNTTHFVVVDKNGMMVSVTNTLSNFFGSGEYVNGFFLNDQLKNFSTRENSPNRPEAGKRPFSYTTPTILTKNGAPVIGIGSSGGRRITSMVSQQLVKTIKFNEPIQESVNDPRTFLEFNENVLQAEQDYPFLKNPEELGIDVQYTDDTSYFGSIQGLVIDENNKIHGFSDPNRDGSWMAK; via the coding sequence ATGCTCAACAACAATCGTTTTTACATTATTATTATAAGTTTGATTGCAGTATTATTCATAATAATACTCGTAAGAGATAGTGGAATTTTTGATGAACCCCAATCAACAGATCAGAATGCTGACTTCACCCTTAATGATACAACAAGCGAGGATGAGGGTTCGTATGGTGTGTCAACGGATAGTTCAATTGCCACTGAAGTAGGTATGAAAATATTAGAACAAGGCGGTAATGCTGTTGACGCTGCCATAGCAGTAAGTTTTGTATTAGGTGTTGCGGAACCGCATGGATCAGGAATTGGCGGCGGAGGAACCATGCTAATTCACCCTGGTAAAGGTGAAACACCAGTCGTCTATGATTATCGTGAAACAGCACCTGATGATACATTACCTTCAAGTGACATAGGTGTGCCAGGTTTTATTAAAGGGATGTACAAGGTTCATGGAGATTTTGGAACAATGAATATGGATGACTTAATTGACCCTTCCATCAATTTTGCTGCAAATGGTGTGACGGTTTCTGAAACTATGCACGATGCATTGAAAAATGAGGCTGATCACCTCCCTGGATTAGATCATTTCTTTCCTGAAGGGGAGCCTATTGAAGAAGGAGAACTATTGGTACAAGCCCAACTGGCAGAGACGTTAGAAGAAATCAAGGCGGGAGGACCAGATGCTTTCTATAAAGGAAACATTGCAAGTGAAATTAGCGATGAGGAAGAGAAAATAGATGAGAAAGATCTGGAATCATATGAGGTTGAAATCAAGGAACCCTTACAAGGCGAGTTCGGCGACTATGAGGTATTAGCCCCGCCACCGCCTTCTGGGGGAATTATGTTAATTCAAGCTTTAGAAATGGCTGAGTCACTGCAAATTGAAGATACGAAAGATAAACCTTTAGCTTTTTCGCTATTGATGGGGATCATCAATAGAATAAGCTATAGTGATCGTTTAGAAAATGTGGGGGATCCTAACTATACAGATGTTCCAATAAATGAAATGATTTCTCAGGATCATATTAATGATCTCGTATCCGAAGTAGATGGGCTTGAAATGTCTGAAGAATATCGCAGGAATTTGGAATCGGATGCTGATAGAGAGGATCATGGAAACACGACACACTTTGTGGTGGTGGACAAGAATGGTATGATGGTCTCCGTAACGAATACGCTAAGCAACTTTTTTGGATCAGGAGAATATGTGAATGGCTTTTTCTTAAATGATCAATTAAAAAACTTTAGTACTCGTGAAAATTCACCAAATCGTCCTGAGGCCGGCAAACGTCCATTTAGTTATACAACACCGACGATATTAACGAAGAACGGAGCCCCTGTAATAGGTATTGGAAGCTCTGGTGGAAGAAGAATTACGTCAATGGTTTCGCAACAATTAGTAAAAACGATTAAGTTTAATGAACCCATTCAAGAATCTGTAAACGATCCGAGAACGTTTCTGGAATTTAACGAGAACGTTTTACAAGCAGAGCAAGATTATCCATTTTTAAAGAATCCTGAAGAGCTTGGTATTGATGTTCAATATACGGATGACACATCTTATTTCGGAAGCATTCAAGGATTGGTCATTGATGAAAACAATAAAATTCATGGGTTCAGTGATCCGAATAGAGATGGTTCTTGGATGGCAAAATAA
- the pgsB gene encoding poly-gamma-glutamate synthase PgsB, translating into MLDEFLLILLLASIAMFFGVKDKMKNDKNISSIPVRVNVNGIRGKSTVTRLITGVLQEAGYHTVGKTTGTDARMLYWFDSQEAPIKRRLEGPNIGEQRRVLTQASELKADALVSECMAVKPDYQVVFQEELLKANIGLIVNVLEDHMDVLGPTLEEVADSFSEAIPYNGDLIINDSPYVPYFKQMAKQRNTKAHVCDTSAISEEFLKKFEYMVFPENAALALSVADVLGIDHETAKRGMLKAWPDPGAMQILPIGDANNPSFLVNGFAANDPMSTINIWERVKQLSYPTEQPVVIMNTRSDRVDRTEQFIQQVLPNIQAETLVVMGDNTSLIVKAYKRGEFPVRNLLDLENASTDEIVRVLQPFLSGKTIYGVGNIHGGADELVTRLEQMKITKETA; encoded by the coding sequence ATGTTAGACGAATTTTTGCTCATTCTGTTATTAGCTTCAATAGCTATGTTCTTCGGGGTTAAGGACAAAATGAAAAATGACAAAAATATTTCAAGTATTCCAGTCCGTGTAAATGTTAATGGAATTAGAGGCAAATCAACAGTTACTAGATTAATAACAGGTGTTTTACAAGAAGCGGGGTACCACACAGTTGGAAAAACGACTGGTACCGATGCTAGAATGCTCTACTGGTTTGATTCTCAAGAAGCTCCTATTAAGAGAAGACTGGAAGGACCGAATATTGGGGAACAAAGAAGGGTGTTAACGCAGGCTTCTGAGTTAAAAGCTGATGCTCTTGTGAGTGAGTGTATGGCTGTTAAACCAGATTATCAAGTGGTTTTCCAGGAAGAGTTATTAAAGGCGAATATTGGATTAATTGTTAATGTTTTAGAGGATCATATGGATGTTTTAGGGCCTACATTAGAAGAGGTGGCAGATTCATTTTCAGAAGCAATTCCCTATAATGGTGATTTGATTATTAATGACAGTCCCTATGTTCCTTACTTTAAGCAAATGGCTAAGCAGCGGAATACGAAGGCACACGTATGTGACACGTCTGCAATTTCCGAAGAATTTCTTAAAAAATTCGAGTACATGGTATTTCCGGAAAATGCAGCATTAGCGCTTTCTGTTGCCGATGTTCTGGGTATTGATCATGAAACCGCAAAGCGAGGCATGTTAAAAGCCTGGCCAGATCCGGGTGCCATGCAGATACTTCCAATTGGCGATGCGAATAATCCTAGCTTTTTAGTTAATGGATTTGCTGCTAACGACCCTATGTCCACTATCAATATTTGGGAGCGCGTGAAACAGCTGAGTTATCCTACAGAGCAGCCGGTTGTTATTATGAATACCCGTTCGGATCGAGTGGATCGTACGGAACAATTTATCCAGCAAGTTCTGCCAAATATACAAGCAGAAACACTAGTGGTGATGGGGGATAATACAAGCCTCATCGTGAAGGCGTATAAAAGAGGAGAATTTCCGGTTCGGAACCTTTTAGACCTGGAAAATGCCAGCACCGATGAAATTGTGCGTGTACTCCAGCCATTCTTATCCGGTAAAACCATTTACGGGGTTGGAAATATTCATGGAGGCGCGGATGAACTGGTAACTCGACTTGAGCAAATGAAAATAACAAAAGAAACTGCTTAG
- the pgsC gene encoding poly-gamma-glutamate biosynthesis protein PgsC: MFVFDTGDIYLAITAGVILSLFYTEFTGVIPAGLVVPGYIAMMFTTPASIVVTFLVSFLTYLIVMKVISKFTILYGRRKFTAMITTGIIMKAIFDFAFAEYSIPEAVGGLVAIGIIVPGLIANTIQKQGVLPTVASTLLLSGLTFGTVFVSNYI; the protein is encoded by the coding sequence ATGTTTGTATTTGACACAGGAGATATTTATTTGGCTATAACTGCCGGGGTTATTCTCAGCTTATTTTATACAGAATTTACAGGAGTTATTCCAGCTGGATTAGTCGTACCGGGATATATTGCTATGATGTTTACCACACCAGCAAGTATTGTTGTTACGTTTCTGGTTAGTTTTTTAACATATTTAATTGTTATGAAGGTTATTTCAAAATTTACCATCCTATACGGAAGAAGAAAATTTACGGCTATGATAACTACCGGGATTATTATGAAAGCAATTTTTGACTTTGCATTTGCTGAATATTCCATTCCTGAAGCCGTTGGTGGATTAGTGGCTATAGGAATCATCGTTCCTGGATTGATTGCAAATACCATTCAAAAACAAGGGGTTTTACCTACAGTTGCTAGTACATTATTGCTCAGTGGATTAACTTTTGGCACAGTTTTTGTATCCAACTATATTTGA
- a CDS encoding RidA family protein, translated as MSNYNTVLARNTENAPNGNGLYSQTVAFSHYNNLSAQLPIEPQTGKLVAGGIKEQAEQCFKNIKAIVESIDHVMSDVVRITVFVKDIKDVDAVDEVYKTFFPTYVPSRTTVAVAALPMDALVQIEALVSHGEGTIPNAPQAGDLIKLTNNTANAPTSSLSTQTVSFSHYNNLSAQLPIDPKTGRLVAGGVKEQTGQALKNIKSILESIDVPFDDIVKINIFLKDLSDTEAVNEVYTTFFPDSAIARTVGYVPARTIVEASALPMDALVQIEAVVSHGDGTPPQAVEDRHGIVIWANNTENAPKSSLSTQTVAFSHYNHLSAQLPIDPKTGELVAGDVKEQTEQCLTNIKAIVESIDHVMDDVVKVNIYLKNIEDIDTVDEAYKTFFPGGVPARRTVGVSALPKDALVQIDAIVANAEGTPPKA; from the coding sequence ATGAGCAACTATAACACAGTACTAGCAAGAAATACGGAAAATGCTCCAAACGGTAACGGTCTATATTCACAAACTGTAGCTTTCTCTCATTACAATAATCTTTCAGCTCAATTACCTATCGAACCCCAAACTGGTAAATTGGTAGCTGGTGGTATTAAAGAACAGGCTGAACAGTGCTTTAAAAATATCAAGGCAATTGTTGAAAGCATCGATCATGTTATGAGCGATGTTGTTAGAATCACTGTATTCGTTAAGGATATCAAAGATGTTGACGCTGTAGACGAAGTTTATAAAACATTCTTCCCAACCTATGTTCCTTCGCGGACAACAGTTGCAGTTGCAGCTTTGCCTATGGATGCCCTGGTTCAAATTGAAGCACTTGTTTCACATGGTGAAGGTACAATTCCAAACGCACCACAAGCAGGTGACCTCATCAAACTTACAAATAACACGGCAAATGCACCAACAAGTAGTCTATCTACACAAACTGTGTCTTTCTCACATTACAATAATCTTTCGGCTCAATTACCTATTGATCCAAAAACTGGAAGATTGGTAGCTGGCGGTGTAAAAGAGCAGACTGGACAGGCATTAAAAAATATCAAGTCAATTTTAGAAAGTATCGACGTTCCTTTTGACGACATTGTTAAAATTAATATCTTCCTTAAAGACCTCTCGGATACCGAGGCCGTAAATGAAGTATATACAACATTTTTCCCTGACTCGGCTATCGCAAGAACCGTAGGCTATGTCCCTGCGCGGACAATAGTTGAAGCTTCAGCTTTACCTATGGATGCTTTGGTGCAAATTGAAGCAGTAGTGTCACACGGAGATGGTACACCTCCACAGGCTGTTGAAGACAGGCATGGAATCGTTATATGGGCAAACAACACTGAAAATGCACCAAAGAGTTCTCTATCTACACAAACTGTAGCGTTTTCTCATTACAATCACCTTTCAGCTCAATTACCTATCGATCCAAAAACTGGTGAATTGGTAGCTGGGGATGTAAAAGAGCAGACTGAACAGTGCTTGACAAATATCAAGGCAATTGTAGAAAGTATCGACCACGTTATGGATGATGTAGTTAAAGTAAATATCTACCTTAAAAACATTGAAGATATTGATACTGTGGACGAAGCTTACAAAACATTCTTCCCAGGTGGTGTTCCTGCAAGAAGAACAGTTGGAGTATCAGCTTTACCTAAAGATGCTTTAGTCCAAATCGATGCCATTGTAGCAAACGCTGAAGGAACACCTCCAAAAGCATAA
- a CDS encoding ATP-grasp domain-containing protein: MNILLTSTARRIDFVEFFQDALKNAGIDGKIITADPEYNAPSLQAGDENYVIPEQTDTNYMDAIIEICKKHHVNCLVPLNDWEVPKISAQKEELDKLGVSVFAPDSNIVEKVRDKGKYWDLLEPLDVKTPLSYLNVESAKKALEKKEVSFPLIVKPRNGSASIGIEIIDNVEDMVFAYQHAVRKIKESQLDGATSKEPEDNIIIQEVIEGDKFSVDMFNDLNGRFLTSFARKQLDMRGGDIDRCITVNIPELTDIAEQLGKRFGHAGYMNTDIYFNGTAYYVIDINPRFGGGYAFTHLAGADIPAAIIALTAGKEVQEDWLHQKSDIELARHDTVVSINKQKMMQVLEK; encoded by the coding sequence TTGAACATCTTATTGACATCAACAGCAAGAAGAATAGACTTTGTAGAATTTTTTCAGGATGCTTTAAAAAATGCTGGTATCGACGGTAAAATAATTACCGCTGATCCTGAATACAATGCCCCTTCACTCCAAGCTGGGGACGAAAACTACGTAATTCCAGAGCAAACTGATACAAACTATATGGATGCAATAATTGAGATTTGCAAAAAACATCATGTGAACTGTCTTGTTCCATTAAATGATTGGGAAGTGCCTAAAATATCTGCACAAAAAGAAGAACTGGATAAGTTAGGCGTATCCGTATTTGCGCCGGATTCAAATATTGTTGAAAAGGTACGAGACAAGGGGAAATACTGGGATCTGCTGGAACCGTTGGACGTTAAAACTCCGCTCTCCTATTTAAATGTTGAATCTGCTAAGAAGGCATTGGAAAAAAAAGAGGTATCTTTTCCGTTAATCGTGAAGCCACGTAATGGATCAGCCTCAATAGGTATTGAAATTATCGATAATGTAGAGGATATGGTATTTGCCTATCAGCATGCCGTTCGAAAAATTAAAGAAAGTCAGTTGGATGGCGCGACATCGAAAGAGCCTGAGGACAATATCATTATTCAGGAAGTGATTGAAGGTGATAAATTTAGCGTAGATATGTTTAACGATTTAAATGGCCGCTTTCTAACTTCGTTCGCTCGAAAGCAATTAGATATGAGAGGCGGAGATATTGACCGGTGCATTACAGTAAATATCCCGGAATTAACAGACATCGCAGAGCAATTAGGTAAAAGATTTGGCCATGCAGGCTATATGAACACGGATATCTATTTCAATGGTACCGCTTATTACGTTATTGATATCAATCCCCGATTTGGCGGCGGTTATGCATTTACCCATTTAGCAGGAGCAGATATTCCAGCTGCAATCATTGCACTGACCGCCGGTAAAGAGGTACAAGAGGACTGGCTGCATCAAAAATCTGATATTGAGCTAGCGCGACATGACACGGTTGTTTCGATAAATAAACAAAAGATGATGCAGGTACTTGAAAAATAA
- a CDS encoding poly-gamma-glutamate hydrolase family protein, with protein MNKFNKYCHALFLSSSFLLPLSFLTTVSAAGYYDSYEDLKEHEVLNEDYEINYKQRDSDITVIAIHGGGIEPGTSEVAKGLANQMNISYYLFTGIKSTNNEILHLTSKRFDEPTGRRIAQNSVSALSIHGYQGEEPIIYLGGRNEEYKELVRDYLQNRGFQVEDAPDHISGVSEENIVNDNQLRAGVQLELTAELRKSFFKNRDWSRENRQNTTDIYDELIDGLKEASDIYKEQL; from the coding sequence ATGAATAAATTTAATAAATATTGCCATGCACTTTTCCTCTCCAGCTCATTCTTATTACCACTCAGCTTTTTAACTACTGTAAGTGCAGCAGGGTATTATGATTCCTATGAAGATTTAAAGGAACATGAAGTACTGAATGAAGATTACGAAATTAACTATAAACAACGTGACAGTGATATTACCGTCATCGCTATCCACGGCGGAGGAATTGAACCAGGGACCTCGGAGGTAGCAAAAGGTCTGGCAAATCAGATGAATATTTCTTATTACCTTTTTACAGGTATAAAGTCAACGAACAACGAGATTTTACATCTAACCTCTAAGCGTTTTGACGAACCGACTGGACGAAGGATAGCGCAAAATTCTGTAAGCGCTTTATCTATTCATGGGTATCAAGGAGAGGAACCTATTATATACCTAGGTGGAAGAAACGAAGAATATAAGGAATTGGTACGCGATTATCTTCAGAACCGAGGATTCCAAGTTGAAGATGCTCCTGACCATATATCAGGAGTGAGTGAAGAAAATATTGTCAATGATAATCAGCTTCGAGCGGGTGTACAGTTAGAACTTACAGCAGAATTACGTAAATCTTTCTTTAAAAACCGCGATTGGTCACGAGAAAATCGACAAAATACAACGGATATATACGATGAGTTGATTGATGGCCTAAAGGAAGCAAGTGATATTTACAAAGAACAGCTTTAA
- the groL gene encoding chaperonin GroEL (60 kDa chaperone family; promotes refolding of misfolded polypeptides especially under stressful conditions; forms two stacked rings of heptamers to form a barrel-shaped 14mer; ends can be capped by GroES; misfolded proteins enter the barrel where they are refolded when GroES binds) — MAKDIKFNEDARGAMLRGVDTLANAVKVTLGPKGRNVVLDKKFGSPLITNDGVTIAKEIELEDAFENMGAQLVSEVASKTNDVAGDGTTTATVLAQAMIHEGLKNVTAGANPVGIRRGIEKAVASAVEELKAISQPVESKESIAQIAAISASDDEVGNLIAEAMERVGNDGVITIEESKGFNTELEVVEGMQFDRGYSSPYMVTDQDKMEAVLEDPYILITDKKIGNIQEVLPVLEQVVQQGKPLLLIAEDVEGEALATLVVNKLRGTFNAVAVKAPGFGDRRKAMLEDIAILTGGEVITEDLGLDLKSATIEQLGRASKVVVTKENTTVVEGAGNPEAISGRVAQIRAQAEETTSEFDKEKLQERLAKLSGGVAVVKVGAATETELKERKLRIEDALNSTRAAVEEGFVSGGGTALINVYNKVSELNLEGDEATGVKIVLRAIEEPVRQIAQNAGLEGSIIVERLKNEKVGVGYNAATNEWVNMVEAGIVDPTKVTRSALQNAASVAAMLLTTEAVVADKPEEGGAPAMPDMGGMGGMGGMM, encoded by the coding sequence GTGGCTAAAGATATTAAGTTCAATGAAGACGCACGTGGAGCAATGCTGCGCGGTGTAGATACATTAGCAAACGCTGTAAAAGTAACGTTAGGACCAAAAGGACGTAACGTTGTTTTAGATAAAAAATTCGGCTCACCTCTAATTACTAATGATGGGGTAACCATTGCTAAAGAAATCGAATTGGAAGATGCTTTTGAAAACATGGGTGCACAGCTTGTATCTGAAGTTGCATCTAAAACAAATGATGTAGCTGGTGATGGTACGACTACTGCAACTGTTCTTGCACAAGCAATGATTCACGAAGGATTGAAAAACGTTACAGCTGGTGCAAACCCTGTAGGTATTCGCCGTGGTATTGAGAAAGCTGTAGCAAGTGCTGTTGAAGAGTTAAAAGCAATTTCACAACCAGTTGAGAGCAAAGAATCTATCGCACAAATCGCAGCTATCTCTGCATCTGATGATGAAGTTGGTAACTTAATTGCTGAGGCGATGGAACGTGTTGGTAATGACGGTGTTATTACAATTGAAGAATCAAAAGGCTTCAACACAGAGCTAGAGGTTGTTGAAGGTATGCAATTTGACCGTGGATACTCTTCACCATACATGGTTACTGACCAAGATAAAATGGAAGCAGTATTAGAAGATCCATATATTCTTATTACAGATAAGAAAATCGGTAACATCCAAGAAGTATTACCAGTACTTGAGCAAGTAGTTCAACAAGGTAAACCACTATTATTAATCGCTGAAGATGTTGAAGGCGAAGCACTTGCAACATTAGTAGTAAACAAACTTCGTGGAACATTCAACGCTGTAGCTGTTAAAGCTCCAGGATTCGGTGACCGTCGTAAAGCAATGCTTGAAGATATTGCTATCCTGACTGGTGGAGAAGTGATTACAGAAGACCTTGGATTAGACTTGAAGAGCGCTACAATTGAACAACTTGGACGTGCTTCAAAAGTTGTTGTAACAAAAGAAAACACAACAGTTGTTGAGGGTGCTGGTAACCCAGAAGCAATCTCTGGTCGTGTTGCTCAAATCCGTGCACAAGCAGAAGAAACAACTTCTGAATTTGATAAAGAAAAATTACAAGAGCGCCTAGCTAAATTATCTGGTGGTGTAGCAGTAGTTAAAGTTGGTGCTGCAACAGAAACGGAATTAAAAGAGCGCAAACTACGTATTGAAGATGCATTGAACTCAACGCGTGCTGCAGTTGAAGAAGGCTTCGTATCCGGTGGTGGTACTGCCCTAATCAATGTATACAACAAAGTAAGTGAACTAAACCTGGAAGGCGATGAAGCAACTGGTGTGAAAATCGTGCTTCGCGCAATTGAAGAGCCAGTTCGTCAAATTGCTCAAAACGCTGGTTTAGAAGGTTCTATCATCGTAGAACGTTTGAAAAACGAAAAAGTTGGCGTAGGATACAACGCAGCAACGAACGAGTGGGTAAACATGGTTGAAGCTGGAATCGTTGACCCAACAAAAGTAACACGTTCTGCACTACAAAACGCAGCATCTGTAGCGGCTATGCTATTAACAACTGAAGCTGTTGTAGCTGATAAGCCTGAAGAAGGCGGTGCACCTGCAATGCCTGACATGGGCGGCATGGGTGGAATGGGCGGCATGATGTAA
- a CDS encoding NlpC/P60 family protein, whose protein sequence is MQRSVLLVFFNLLLFFVLAPGFAVAEEWNDPAAEIALDMVGSNEQGFLTSEFVQYVYEESKSITLPKYAKDQQQIGEEIERSELQPGDVVFFQGSGLMSGIYIDEDRFVIVTSDGISERNMETSEYWSSAYAGAARFTEENIDDSAAELALDKIGENQEEWTTAEFVRYVYEEAKSISLPQSAADQWIQGEDASELQAGDVVFFQGTHLMSGIYINNGRFVIVTSEGISERNMETSEYWSGIYQGAKRYSEENTPSSSENEIVELARELIGSPYNQSGSSPEEGFNTGSLVYYVYKEVTGSWLSRQAAPQLEAGKSIGRDELQPGDLVFFENDAQELISGIYSGDGQFVIATSSGVEERHLDYHTYYAERFVGGAHYTEEILKKSNPEIYKNHNNPIIREAMNYIGTPYLMTGSTLDAFDCSFFVQTVFREAEDVYLPRISYRQWEVGETILPEGTDINAIDLDEELQPGDVLYFSGTWQEGISHTAIYLGDDYIVHATGEEGQTTISYMSEYWRVHFTGAKRFDDLTIQYDNDAVFEAHQLVGTEYTPGGTTPDEGFDTGGFVQYVYNQAWQYDLPRYGKQQWQEGTEIPMEKAEPGDILFFQGSSIIPAIYIGNDQMIVATASKGVTVINLTTSDYWPSRYMGARTYDTKVEESEAAQLAKQYVGDSFSETSTMFMKQIYAEAAGIDLPSNLEELREYGNKLHIEELQSGDLMFFSDTEHGTDPVMVGIYVGEGAFITVIDGEIVSRKINNEVYWINRLIEGRTISTAETANNR, encoded by the coding sequence ATGCAGCGTTCTGTTTTGCTAGTTTTCTTTAATTTATTGTTATTTTTTGTATTGGCCCCTGGATTTGCCGTAGCTGAAGAATGGAATGACCCGGCTGCAGAAATTGCATTGGATATGGTTGGCAGTAATGAACAAGGTTTTTTAACATCTGAATTTGTCCAGTATGTTTATGAGGAGTCAAAGTCCATTACCCTGCCGAAATATGCAAAGGATCAGCAGCAGATAGGTGAGGAAATAGAGCGGAGTGAGCTACAGCCAGGGGATGTTGTTTTTTTTCAGGGAAGCGGTTTGATGTCGGGGATCTATATTGACGAAGACCGTTTCGTCATCGTAACGAGTGACGGAATTTCTGAACGAAATATGGAAACGAGTGAATATTGGTCGAGTGCATACGCCGGAGCTGCCCGATTTACTGAAGAAAATATTGATGATTCGGCTGCTGAATTGGCCTTGGATAAAATAGGGGAAAATCAAGAAGAGTGGACAACTGCAGAATTTGTCCGGTATGTCTATGAAGAAGCTAAAAGCATTTCCCTTCCCCAATCAGCTGCTGATCAATGGATCCAGGGAGAGGATGCCAGTGAGCTTCAGGCAGGTGATGTTGTTTTTTTTCAGGGAACCCATTTGATGTCAGGGATTTATATAAATAACGGCCGTTTCGTTATTGTTACGAGCGAAGGAATTTCCGAGCGGAATATGGAGACAAGTGAATATTGGTCAGGTATTTATCAGGGTGCTAAACGTTACAGTGAAGAAAATACACCTTCTTCTTCAGAGAATGAAATTGTCGAGCTTGCTCGGGAATTAATTGGGTCTCCGTATAACCAATCAGGAAGCAGTCCAGAAGAAGGATTTAACACAGGCTCTCTCGTTTACTATGTATATAAAGAGGTGACAGGCAGTTGGCTCTCGAGACAGGCAGCCCCGCAGCTAGAAGCAGGTAAGAGTATCGGCAGAGATGAATTGCAGCCTGGGGACCTTGTCTTTTTTGAAAATGACGCACAGGAATTGATTTCAGGTATTTATTCTGGAGATGGCCAATTTGTGATTGCTACTTCCTCCGGCGTAGAGGAAAGGCATTTAGATTATCATACTTACTATGCAGAACGCTTTGTAGGGGGAGCTCATTATACAGAGGAGATATTGAAAAAATCAAATCCGGAAATATATAAGAATCATAATAACCCGATTATAAGGGAAGCAATGAATTATATTGGAACGCCTTATTTAATGACGGGCAGTACGTTGGACGCTTTTGATTGTTCATTTTTCGTCCAAACTGTCTTTCGAGAAGCAGAGGATGTCTATTTGCCCCGAATTAGTTATAGGCAATGGGAAGTTGGTGAGACGATACTTCCAGAGGGAACAGATATCAATGCAATTGATCTGGATGAAGAACTTCAGCCAGGAGATGTCCTTTATTTCTCAGGGACATGGCAGGAAGGAATTTCTCATACTGCGATTTATTTAGGGGATGATTATATTGTTCATGCAACAGGAGAAGAGGGACAGACGACGATTTCGTATATGAGCGAATACTGGCGGGTTCACTTTACTGGTGCAAAGCGTTTTGATGATCTTACTATTCAATATGATAATGATGCAGTTTTTGAAGCTCATCAACTGGTGGGAACCGAGTACACGCCTGGGGGAACGACACCTGATGAGGGATTTGATACAGGTGGCTTTGTCCAATACGTATACAATCAAGCTTGGCAGTATGACCTGCCGCGGTATGGAAAACAGCAATGGCAGGAGGGGACAGAAATCCCAATGGAAAAGGCTGAGCCAGGAGATATTTTATTTTTCCAAGGGTCAAGTATCATTCCAGCCATTTATATTGGAAATGATCAAATGATTGTAGCAACAGCTTCCAAAGGTGTTACGGTTATTAACTTAACAACAAGTGATTATTGGCCTTCTCGTTATATGGGCGCAAGAACATATGACACGAAAGTCGAAGAGAGTGAAGCAGCACAGCTGGCTAAGCAATATGTCGGCGACTCGTTTAGCGAGACTTCAACGATGTTTATGAAGCAGATATATGCGGAAGCAGCTGGCATTGATCTTCCATCCAATCTGGAGGAATTGCGCGAATATGGAAATAAACTTCATATTGAAGAGCTTCAGTCGGGAGATCTCATGTTTTTCTCTGATACAGAACATGGAACTGATCCTGTCATGGTCGGTATTTACGTAGGAGAGGGCGCATTTATTACGGTGATTGATGGGGAAATCGTGTCCCGAAAAATCAATAATGAAGTGTATTGGATAAACCGATTGATTGAAGGGCGTACCATTTCAACTGCTGAGACTGCAAATAACCGATGA